A stretch of the Argentina anserina chromosome 6, drPotAnse1.1, whole genome shotgun sequence genome encodes the following:
- the LOC126798956 gene encoding NADH dehydrogenase [ubiquinone] 1 beta subcomplex subunit 8, mitochondrial, which yields MAGRLSSAASKIMGGNGVVHRSITSSLRLRAGMGLPVGKHIVPDRPLPVNDELTWDNGTPFPEPCIDRIADTVGKYEALAWLTGGLSCFVGLGLLAVWNDKASKIPFAPKVYPYDNLRVELGGEP from the coding sequence ATGGCCGGAAGACTGAGCAGTGCGGCGTCCAAAATCATGGGCGGAAACGGCGTCGTCCACCGCTCCATCACCTCCTCACTCCGCCTCCGCGCCGGCATGGGCCTCCCCGTCGGCAAACACATCGTCCCCGACAGACCCCTCCCCGTCAACGACGAGCTCACCTGGGACAACGGCACCCCCTTCCCCGAGCCCTGCATCGATCGCATCGCCGACACCGTCGGCAAGTACGAAGCCTTGGCCTGGCTCACCGGTGGCCTTAGCTGCTTCGTCGGCCTCGGCCTCCTCGCCGTCTGGAACGACAAGGCGTCCAAGATTCCGTTCGCCCCCAAAGTGTACCCCTACGACAATCTACGAGTCGAGCTCGGCGGAGAACCCTAG